The genomic DNA GTTTTGTCGTATGGTAATGACCGATCCGATCGCTGACATGCTGACCCGCATCCGCAATGCCAGCTCGGTTTATCATGATAAAGTTGATATTCCGGCTTCCAAGATCAAGGAGGCCATCGCCCGTATTCTTAAGGAAGAAGGCTTTATCAAGGACTATGAAGTAATTCAGGATGGCAAGCAGGGTATTTTGCGGGTTAGCTTAAAGTACGGCGCTAACCGGGAAAAAGTGATCAC from Sporolituus thermophilus DSM 23256 includes the following:
- the rpsH gene encoding 30S ribosomal protein S8; translated protein: MVMTDPIADMLTRIRNASSVYHDKVDIPASKIKEAIARILKEEGFIKDYEVIQDGKQGILRVSLKYGANREKVITGIKRISKPGLRVYAKKDQLPRVLGGLGIAIISTSKGIMTDKQARHQGLGGEVIAYVW